A single window of Sphingobacterium sp. ML3W DNA harbors:
- a CDS encoding helix-turn-helix domain-containing GNAT family N-acetyltransferase encodes MDFFNKTGKMALGSRLRLLTAKVTEDAAKIYELYDVDFSPKWFPVFFTLSEDGEMTISEIATEIGHSQPSVTKIIKEMATAGLVKDNLQSNDKRRNVVDLTEKGIEVADKIIKVQSGDIDLAIDSIISEATHNLWEAIEEWEFLLERKSLLKRVHEQKKLRESLDVEIVDYNPQYQAAFRSLNEEWISTYFEMEAADYKALDDPEAYILSKGGKIFVALYNGEPLGVCALIKMEDPVYDFEMAKMAVSPKAQGKNMGWLLGKAIILAAKDMGASKLYLESNTILKPAINLYHKLGFQKIIGRPTPYKRCNIQMELDLQNN; translated from the coding sequence ATGGACTTCTTCAATAAGACGGGTAAAATGGCATTGGGCAGCCGATTGCGATTACTAACGGCAAAAGTAACCGAAGACGCAGCTAAAATCTATGAACTCTATGATGTGGACTTTTCACCGAAATGGTTTCCCGTATTCTTTACGCTTTCAGAAGATGGCGAAATGACGATCAGCGAAATCGCAACCGAAATAGGACATTCCCAACCCTCCGTTACCAAAATCATAAAAGAAATGGCAACTGCAGGATTGGTAAAAGACAATCTACAATCCAACGACAAGCGCAGAAATGTAGTAGATCTTACTGAGAAAGGAATCGAAGTTGCCGACAAGATAATCAAAGTACAAAGTGGCGATATTGATCTGGCCATTGATAGTATCATTTCCGAAGCCACGCACAACCTGTGGGAAGCAATCGAAGAATGGGAATTTTTGTTAGAGCGGAAGTCATTGTTAAAAAGAGTCCATGAACAGAAAAAGCTTCGTGAAAGTTTAGATGTCGAGATTGTGGACTATAATCCCCAATATCAAGCTGCCTTTAGGTCTCTCAATGAAGAGTGGATATCAACTTATTTTGAAATGGAAGCAGCAGATTATAAAGCTTTGGACGATCCTGAAGCTTATATACTCAGCAAAGGCGGAAAGATATTTGTCGCCCTATACAATGGTGAGCCCCTTGGTGTTTGTGCACTGATAAAAATGGAGGATCCTGTTTACGATTTCGAGATGGCAAAGATGGCAGTTTCCCCAAAAGCACAAGGCAAAAATATGGGTTGGTTATTAGGGAAAGCCATTATCCTTGCCGCCAAAGACATGGGAGCATCTAAACTCTACCTAGAAAGCAATACCATACTAAAACCAGCGATCAACCTTTATCACAAACTAGGTTTCCAGAAAATAATAGGACGCCCCACACCTTACAAACGTTGCAACATCCAGATGGAATTGGATCTACAAAACAACTAA
- the panB gene encoding 3-methyl-2-oxobutanoate hydroxymethyltransferase: MSVHTENKKKVTTLQLKKMKQSGEKISMLTAYDFTTAQIIDAAGIDVVLVGDSASNTMMGNPTTLGITLDHMIHYGRSVVNATKRALVIVDMPFGTVSGNPMKSLDAAIRMMQETGADAIKIEGGLEIKDDVKKIIDAGIPVMAHLGLMPQSINKYGTYAIRGKDEVEAQKLMDDCLLMEELGAFGILLEKIPAKLATTISEKITIPTIGIGAGSGTDGQVLVIQDALGMNKEFSPKFLRRYADLSAIMTEATQHYIADVKAKNFPNENESY, encoded by the coding sequence ATGTCAGTACATACAGAAAATAAAAAAAAGGTCACTACACTTCAGCTTAAAAAGATGAAGCAATCCGGAGAAAAGATAAGCATGTTAACGGCCTATGATTTTACCACAGCGCAGATCATTGATGCTGCAGGGATAGACGTCGTACTGGTTGGCGATTCTGCATCTAATACCATGATGGGCAATCCGACCACATTAGGCATTACGCTCGACCACATGATCCACTATGGGAGATCCGTGGTAAACGCAACAAAACGAGCATTGGTCATTGTCGATATGCCATTTGGCACCGTATCCGGCAATCCCATGAAATCTCTAGATGCAGCTATCCGTATGATGCAGGAAACCGGAGCCGACGCCATCAAGATTGAAGGTGGATTAGAAATCAAAGATGATGTCAAAAAAATAATCGATGCTGGTATTCCGGTCATGGCCCATCTCGGATTGATGCCCCAATCCATCAATAAATACGGCACATATGCCATTAGAGGAAAAGATGAGGTAGAGGCACAGAAATTAATGGATGACTGCCTTTTAATGGAAGAATTGGGAGCATTTGGAATCTTATTAGAAAAAATACCCGCCAAACTTGCAACAACGATATCTGAAAAAATTACCATCCCCACCATTGGTATCGGTGCAGGATCAGGTACAGATGGGCAAGTATTGGTGATCCAGGATGCTTTGGGAATGAACAAAGAATTCTCTCCCAAATTTTTAAGACGATATGCAGATCTCAGCGCTATCATGACCGAAGCAACACAGCATTACATCGCCGATGTAAAGGCCAAAAACTTCCCCAACGAAAATGAAAGTTATTAA